In the Solanum pennellii chromosome 5, SPENNV200 genome, one interval contains:
- the LOC107018543 gene encoding chaperone protein dnaJ 49-like, with protein MDGNKDEALKCLKIAQTSIESGNRERALKFLNKARRLDPSLEIDDLLSQADAFQSKSSVSSSPSSSSIPSKSGSSCTRRRVSLYTEEQVTIVREIKRKKDYYDILGLEKGSSVEDVRKSYRKLSLKVHPDKNKAPGAEEAFKMVSKAFQCLSDAERRRTYDSVGSEEPVYTRRPTTHHHATGFRFSDDVDADEIFRNFFFGGMNPATTTHFSFGTGMGMGGNQGSKSLFKTLIQLLPVILILLVNFLPSSDPVYLFSRSYPYDLRLATQRGVNYYVKSGKFEQEYPVNTPMRSALEEKIDNDYFSILSHNCRLERQQLHWGYQRQTPNCDTLKQFQAAA; from the coding sequence ATGGATGGTAACAAAGATGAGGCTTTGAAATGCTTAAAAATCGCACAAACTTCGATTGAATCTGGAAATCGAGAACGGGCGTTGAAATTCTTGAATAAAGCACGTCGATTAGATCCATcgcttgaaattgatgatttattgtcACAAGCTGATGCTTTTCAATCTAAAAGTAGTGTATCCAGCTCTCCTTCTAGCTCATCTATACCCTCTAAGTCGGGAAGTAGTTGTACTCGTCGGAGAGTTTCTTTGTATACGGAGGAACAAGTTACAATTGTTAGGGAGATCAAGAGGAAGAAGGATTATTACGATATCTTAGGGTTGGAGAAAGGATCTAGTGTTGAGGATGTGAGGAAATCTTATAGGAAGTTATCTTTAAAAGTTCATCCTGATAAGAACAAGGCTCCGGGGGCGGAAGAGGCGTTTAAGATGGTGTCTAAGGCGTTTCAGTGTTTGAGTGATGCGGAGAGAAGGAGAACATATGACTCTGTTGGCTCTGAGGAGCCTGTTTATACGAGACGTCCTACTACACATCATCATGCTACTGGATTTCGATTTAGTGATGACGTTGATGCTGATGAGATATTTAGGAATTTCTTCTTTGGCGGTATGAATCCGGCAACAACTACTCATTTTAGCTTTGGCACTGGAATGGGAATGGGAGGAAATCAGGGATCAAAGTCCTTATTCAAGACTTTGATTCAATTGTTGCCTGTCATATTGATCTTGTTGGTCAACTTTCTACCTTCATCAGACccagtttatttattttcgagGTCTTATCCATATGATCTTCGCCTGGCTACACAAAGGGGTGTCAACTACTATGTCAAGTCTGGGAAATTTGAACAGGAGTATCCTGTTAATACCCCAATGCGTTCAGCCCTTGAAGAAAAAATCGACAATGATTATTTCTCAATTCTATCTCACAACTGCAGGCTTGAGCGACAACAGCTTCATTGGGGTTATCAACGACAAACACCAAATTGTGATACATTAAAGCAGTTCCAAGCTGCAGCTTGA